The proteins below come from a single Chitinophaga pinensis DSM 2588 genomic window:
- a CDS encoding YMGG-like glycine zipper-containing protein codes for MKKLFLSLATVTVLFACNNKASQEEAIESAKQAAVDSVNNANAVNEAKQQAIDSMKAVEKARASSAPATVHHSNSNSEDNSAPAASTATTTTEKKKGWSHTAKGAVVGAGTGAVTGAIINKNDRVKGAAIGTVVGAGAGAGIGAIVDHAKKKKEANKQ; via the coding sequence ATGAAAAAGTTATTTTTGAGTTTAGCAACCGTAACGGTGCTATTCGCCTGTAATAACAAAGCGTCACAGGAAGAAGCTATTGAAAGTGCCAAACAGGCGGCTGTAGATTCTGTTAATAATGCGAACGCAGTAAACGAAGCAAAACAACAGGCGATTGATTCCATGAAGGCTGTTGAAAAAGCACGCGCAAGCAGTGCACCAGCAACCGTACATCACAGTAATAGTAACAGTGAAGACAACAGCGCTCCTGCTGCTTCTACTGCAACTACTACTACTGAAAAGAAAAAAGGCTGGAGCCATACTGCTAAAGGCGCCGTTGTAGGTGCTGGTACCGGTGCGGTAACAGGTGCGATCATCAACAAGAACGACCGTGTGAAAGGTGCGGCTATTGGTACTGTAGTAGGTGCTGGTGCAGGTGCCGGTATCGGTGCGATCGTTGATCACGCTAAAAAGAAAAAAGAAGCTAACAAGCAGTAA
- a CDS encoding alpha/beta fold hydrolase, protein MLKTYTLLLSLFLSVNTYAQPAYPKPQEGNYTIAHYTFENGQELAALNLHYYTIGSPKKGKDGKIANAVLIMHGTTSSAAAFLSKQFAGELFGPGQLLDATKYFIILPDAIGHGKSSRPSDSLHMQFPNYTYNDMVTAEHELVTKHLGIDHLRLILGTSMGAMHAWVWGYTYPDFMDAIMPLACQPAPIAGRNRMMRKMAIDLIKMDPAWNNGEYQTQPVLGMSGALSSFFFMNSSPLQLQLSAPTRIAADTLVAHMRRANLAALDANDVIYALEASRYYDPSPYLQKIKATVYAINSADDEINPAELGVMEREIKKVAYGRYVLLPITDKTVGHGTNSLPAAWGVYLKELLEVSAKR, encoded by the coding sequence ATGCTGAAAACGTATACACTGCTCCTCTCCCTGTTTCTATCCGTCAATACCTATGCACAACCGGCTTATCCCAAACCACAGGAAGGCAATTATACCATTGCACATTATACGTTTGAAAACGGGCAGGAACTCGCAGCACTCAACCTGCATTATTACACCATTGGTAGCCCGAAAAAGGGAAAAGATGGTAAAATAGCCAATGCGGTACTGATCATGCATGGCACCACTTCTTCTGCAGCTGCGTTTCTTTCAAAGCAGTTTGCCGGGGAACTATTCGGTCCGGGTCAGTTACTGGATGCCACAAAATACTTTATCATACTACCCGACGCGATTGGTCATGGGAAATCGAGCCGTCCGAGTGACAGTCTGCATATGCAGTTTCCCAACTATACCTACAATGACATGGTCACTGCTGAGCATGAACTGGTTACCAAACACCTGGGGATCGATCATCTTCGCCTGATACTGGGCACATCCATGGGAGCGATGCACGCCTGGGTATGGGGTTATACCTATCCCGACTTTATGGACGCAATCATGCCACTGGCCTGTCAGCCAGCACCTATTGCCGGCCGTAACAGGATGATGCGTAAAATGGCCATCGATCTTATTAAAATGGATCCTGCCTGGAATAACGGCGAGTATCAAACACAGCCTGTATTGGGTATGAGTGGTGCTTTGTCTTCTTTTTTCTTCATGAACAGCAGTCCGCTGCAATTGCAGCTGTCTGCTCCTACACGTATTGCTGCGGATACGCTTGTGGCGCATATGAGACGTGCTAATCTGGCTGCCCTGGATGCCAATGATGTTATTTACGCCCTGGAGGCTTCCCGGTATTACGATCCCTCTCCTTATCTCCAAAAGATAAAAGCCACCGTATATGCCATCAATTCAGCGGATGACGAGATCAATCCTGCGGAACTCGGTGTAATGGAACGGGAAATTAAAAAGGTAGCATATGGTCGTTATGTCCTCCTGCCTATTACGGATAAAACAGTTGGTCATGGTACGAATTCACTGCCTGCCGCATGGGGCGTATATCTGAAAGAATTGCTGGAAGTATCTGCAAAACGGTAG
- a CDS encoding PPC domain-containing DNA-binding protein, which yields MKKIAYFLIQLLSVGLAANAQSPYVKVPAGYLMVLQQGDDLFAQLEAFMLKENIPAANFTGMGFVNAKFGFFNQQTKQYDPRSFDNVELASMQGSIAWQQDTVSIHAHGVVTDNTFQAYGGHMLGATVSTGSVEIMITVHDKRFKRVKDEKIGANVLQLRE from the coding sequence ATGAAAAAGATCGCTTACTTCCTGATACAGTTGTTATCAGTCGGACTGGCAGCCAACGCGCAATCTCCTTATGTGAAAGTGCCCGCAGGGTATCTGATGGTATTACAGCAGGGTGATGACCTTTTTGCCCAACTTGAAGCATTTATGCTGAAGGAGAACATCCCGGCGGCTAACTTCACCGGAATGGGCTTTGTGAATGCGAAATTTGGCTTTTTTAATCAGCAGACCAAGCAATATGATCCCAGGTCATTTGATAACGTAGAACTGGCCAGTATGCAGGGGAGCATTGCCTGGCAACAGGATACCGTATCCATTCACGCACATGGGGTGGTTACCGACAACACCTTTCAGGCTTACGGTGGACATATGCTGGGCGCCACCGTGAGTACAGGATCTGTAGAGATCATGATTACGGTGCACGATAAGCGGTTTAAAAGAGTAAAAGATGAAAAGATCGGGGCGAATGTGTTACAACTGAGGGAGTAA
- a CDS encoding acyltransferase family protein has product MQQAKVYFKGLNGLRFFAAFLVLMQHAESIRQKYSLFNLADYTLFNSGSIAVEFFFVLSGFLITYLLLEEEANTGTVNIRHFYMRRVLRIWPLYYILLIIGILLIPVAIKALHIEYTSHFPVATASLLFVFFLPNLVESIWGAGFLAPLWSIGVEEQFYFFWAPLVKYFRKNVIVIFVTIIVLRGLFYAYYATHPSTSLLRFIYTMKFEAMSLGGLGAWLLYNFRERMMQTKIFSLGCQVLFLALIVVRLSCHKYLTADTTWIGTIYTAVFGHFYSFLFTCSLFLWLILNTSSNPKTIFHTDNKVLNFLGNLSYGIYMYHGIVLFVTIIFLKNTLRVLSPLSATITLYTAATGITILTAYISYRFIESRFLLLKKTFETKAASNATKNKAPEAAQVA; this is encoded by the coding sequence ATGCAGCAAGCGAAAGTTTATTTTAAGGGTCTCAACGGGTTGCGCTTTTTTGCAGCCTTTCTGGTACTCATGCAACATGCGGAGTCCATCAGACAAAAGTATTCTTTATTCAACCTTGCAGACTACACACTTTTTAATTCCGGCTCTATCGCGGTAGAGTTTTTCTTTGTATTAAGCGGTTTCCTGATCACATACCTGCTGTTAGAAGAGGAAGCAAATACAGGTACAGTTAATATCAGGCATTTTTATATGCGGCGCGTGCTCAGAATATGGCCCTTATACTACATACTCCTGATCATCGGTATCTTACTGATACCTGTCGCCATTAAAGCGCTGCATATAGAATATACCTCCCATTTTCCGGTTGCTACGGCCAGTTTGCTTTTTGTCTTTTTCCTGCCCAATCTTGTCGAAAGTATCTGGGGAGCGGGCTTTCTTGCGCCTTTGTGGTCAATAGGCGTAGAAGAGCAATTTTATTTCTTCTGGGCGCCACTGGTGAAATATTTCAGGAAGAACGTCATTGTCATCTTTGTGACGATTATTGTATTACGCGGACTCTTTTATGCCTATTATGCGACGCATCCTTCCACCTCGCTGCTGCGGTTTATCTATACCATGAAGTTTGAAGCAATGAGTCTTGGCGGATTGGGAGCCTGGTTACTTTATAATTTCCGGGAGCGCATGATGCAAACAAAAATATTCAGCCTGGGATGTCAGGTGTTGTTTTTAGCACTGATCGTTGTACGACTTAGCTGTCATAAGTATTTAACAGCAGATACTACCTGGATAGGAACGATTTATACTGCTGTATTCGGGCATTTTTATTCGTTTCTTTTCACCTGCTCGCTTTTCCTGTGGCTGATCCTTAACACGTCTTCAAATCCTAAGACCATTTTCCATACAGATAATAAAGTGCTTAATTTCCTCGGGAATCTTTCCTATGGTATCTATATGTATCACGGTATTGTGTTATTTGTTACCATCATATTCCTGAAGAATACCTTGCGCGTCTTATCTCCATTAAGTGCTACCATTACACTCTATACGGCTGCTACCGGTATTACGATACTGACGGCTTATATATCTTATCGTTTTATCGAATCCAGGTTTTTATTGCTTAAAAAGACATTTGAAACAAAGGCGGCATCAAACGCAACAAAAAATAAAGCACCAGAGGCAGCGCAAGTTGCATAA
- a CDS encoding MFS transporter, with the protein MTQTSTAIRAERGSVRFRRIKNSIFLSGLSVFAQLYLFQPVLPLLCKEFGVTPAQSSWAVSASTMGMAVGLFIFSFKADTVPRKHLMGFAMLGSAVLTLVSVFIYNFHLLIAVNFLKGAILSGVTAVALAYLSEEVASASLGLAISLYLSGNAIGGMAGRIVVMLIAGWADWRWAAGCIGTSSLILGLFFIKRLPASKHFVALPVNVGQKWQQMGSFFRQRVMVLVYFAASLLMGAFVSIYNYTGFRLESPPFSLPHYVIAGIFLMYTVGVLGTMVAGRLSDRIPPARLIRVFIPVMGAGLLPMLIPELISTAGGLGVFTFSFFATHTLASRLISQEAKEGKSTATSLYWLFYYAGSSFIGTATGVVLTSWGWDLFIVALLVLVLGGGGLVFSAGRKPAT; encoded by the coding sequence GTGACTCAAACATCTACAGCAATTCGGGCCGAAAGGGGCAGTGTCCGCTTCCGGCGTATTAAAAACAGTATTTTTCTCTCAGGGCTTTCTGTATTTGCCCAGTTATATCTTTTTCAACCCGTATTACCGCTATTATGTAAGGAATTTGGCGTGACACCGGCACAGAGCAGCTGGGCGGTATCAGCGTCGACAATGGGCATGGCAGTAGGTTTGTTTATCTTCTCTTTCAAGGCAGATACAGTACCCCGTAAGCACCTGATGGGCTTTGCAATGCTGGGATCTGCGGTATTAACCTTAGTATCTGTCTTCATTTATAATTTTCATTTGCTGATAGCAGTGAACTTTCTGAAAGGGGCTATACTGTCGGGCGTGACGGCAGTTGCCCTGGCTTATTTGTCAGAGGAAGTAGCCAGTGCATCCCTGGGACTGGCGATCAGTTTATACCTGAGTGGCAATGCGATCGGTGGAATGGCAGGAAGGATTGTGGTAATGTTGATAGCCGGTTGGGCGGATTGGCGTTGGGCGGCAGGATGTATTGGTACCTCAAGTCTGATACTGGGTTTGTTCTTTATCAAAAGACTGCCGGCTTCCAAACACTTCGTGGCCTTACCGGTGAATGTAGGGCAGAAATGGCAGCAAATGGGCTCCTTTTTCCGGCAACGGGTGATGGTACTGGTCTATTTTGCCGCCTCATTGCTGATGGGCGCTTTCGTAAGTATTTATAACTATACGGGTTTCCGCCTGGAAAGTCCGCCGTTTTCCCTGCCCCATTACGTGATTGCCGGCATCTTCCTCATGTATACTGTAGGCGTATTAGGTACGATGGTCGCCGGACGACTATCCGACAGGATACCGCCTGCAAGACTGATCAGGGTATTTATTCCTGTCATGGGAGCAGGGCTGCTGCCGATGCTGATACCGGAACTGATCTCCACCGCCGGCGGACTGGGGGTGTTCACTTTTAGTTTCTTTGCTACGCATACGCTGGCCAGCAGACTGATATCGCAGGAGGCAAAAGAAGGGAAGAGTACGGCAACCTCTTTGTACTGGTTGTTTTATTATGCAGGTTCTTCATTTATAGGTACCGCCACGGGCGTGGTACTGACCAGTTGGGGATGGGATTTGTTTATTGTTGCGCTACTCGTATTGGTACTGGGGGGAGGCGGACTGGTGTTTAGTGCAGGCAGGAAACCGGCAACCTAG
- a CDS encoding glycoside hydrolase family 78 protein → MYKTGLLCFLLGLSVADTAAQTKVDSLLCENRHNPEGVDVTHPLFSWQLSGSRRNIRQSAYELRAGTSPKQLNQGKELVWQSGKITSDQSIHVPYQGDALSSGKKYYWQVRVWDESGRASDWSPVAQWQMALLQSSDWKASWIEPGVKLDSLTRPSPLFRKTFNAGKKIQSATAYVTARGLYEACINGKRVGDAFLTPGWTTYRKRLQYQQYDVTDLLRQGDNAIGVTLGVGWYSGYLAWGDSRNHFGSRIGLLFQLNIQYTDGTEEVITSDNSWKSSTGSILYSEIYHGETIDARKEKQGWCNPDYNDKNWAGVQLSPDTTKSTLISTINEPIRKHEQIKPLKILTTPAGEKVIDFGQNLVGWVQVRVNGRAGDSIVLQHAEVLDKAGNFYTENLRLAKQKNTYIFKGNGIEQFEPHFTFQGFRFVKITGYKGVIKPEDFTAIVLYSDMPATGSFSCSNALINQLQHNIQWGQQGNFLDVPTDCPQRDERLGWTGDAQAFSRTAAFNRQVNNFFAKWLKDVAADQRADGSVPFVVPNVLGNDAMGSAGWADVATIVPWNMYLAYDDKRLLEQQYPSMKSWVEYIHKNSPKDLWNTGFHFGDWLFYRPDDDNDGRAAITDKYLIAQCFYAHSTQLLINAAKVLGKQADVDTYTALLQRIKTAFGKEYLTPNGRLVSSSQTAYVLALNFDMLPENLRAQAAGRLAENIKSYNTHLTTGFLGTPYLCHVLSRFGYTDLAYSLLLQESYPSWLYPVKMGATTIWERWNGEKPDHTFETPGMNSFNHYAYGAIGDWMYRVIAGIDTKEEMPGYKHITIAPHPGGTLTQVSANLLTYYGMISSSWKLENGQLSLDVEIPANTKATVYIPVKEGNKVLEGGQPVASQKDIKVAGTDKGVTTLEVGSGQYHFVVGS, encoded by the coding sequence ATGTACAAAACAGGTCTTTTATGCTTCCTGCTCGGATTGTCCGTTGCGGATACTGCCGCACAGACAAAGGTAGATTCACTACTCTGTGAGAATCGCCATAATCCGGAGGGAGTCGATGTAACCCATCCTCTTTTCAGCTGGCAATTATCCGGCAGCAGGCGAAATATCCGGCAGTCTGCTTACGAACTCAGGGCAGGCACTTCCCCCAAACAATTAAACCAGGGCAAAGAACTGGTCTGGCAAAGTGGTAAAATCACCTCTGATCAGTCCATACACGTCCCTTACCAGGGCGATGCGCTCTCCTCCGGTAAGAAGTACTACTGGCAGGTAAGGGTCTGGGATGAAAGTGGTCGTGCTTCTGACTGGAGCCCGGTAGCACAGTGGCAGATGGCCCTTTTACAGTCGTCCGACTGGAAAGCAAGCTGGATAGAGCCCGGTGTTAAACTGGACAGTCTGACAAGGCCCAGTCCCCTGTTCCGCAAAACCTTCAATGCGGGGAAAAAGATACAGTCCGCCACTGCCTATGTCACGGCCCGTGGTCTTTATGAAGCCTGTATCAACGGCAAACGTGTCGGGGATGCTTTTCTGACACCTGGCTGGACCACTTACCGCAAAAGATTACAGTATCAGCAATATGATGTGACCGATCTGTTACGCCAGGGCGATAATGCCATCGGTGTTACGCTGGGGGTTGGCTGGTACAGCGGTTATCTCGCCTGGGGAGATAGCAGGAACCACTTCGGCTCACGCATCGGCTTACTTTTTCAACTGAATATCCAATATACGGATGGTACGGAGGAAGTAATCACTTCCGATAACAGCTGGAAGTCATCTACCGGCAGCATCCTTTATTCCGAGATCTATCATGGAGAGACGATCGATGCCCGCAAAGAAAAGCAGGGCTGGTGCAATCCTGATTATAATGACAAAAACTGGGCAGGGGTACAGTTAAGTCCTGATACGACTAAAAGTACCCTGATATCCACGATCAACGAGCCTATCAGGAAACACGAACAAATTAAACCACTTAAAATACTCACTACGCCGGCAGGTGAAAAGGTGATCGATTTTGGTCAGAACCTCGTGGGATGGGTACAGGTACGCGTCAATGGACGTGCAGGAGACAGTATCGTACTGCAACATGCGGAAGTACTGGACAAAGCGGGTAATTTCTATACAGAGAACCTGCGTCTGGCCAAACAGAAAAATACTTACATTTTTAAAGGGAATGGCATAGAACAGTTTGAGCCGCATTTCACTTTCCAGGGTTTTCGTTTTGTGAAAATAACAGGTTATAAAGGCGTTATCAAGCCGGAGGACTTTACCGCTATCGTGCTTTATTCTGACATGCCTGCAACAGGTTCTTTCAGCTGTTCTAATGCATTGATCAACCAGTTACAGCATAATATCCAATGGGGACAACAGGGCAACTTCCTGGATGTACCGACAGATTGTCCGCAACGTGATGAACGACTGGGCTGGACCGGCGATGCGCAGGCATTCTCCAGAACGGCTGCCTTTAACCGTCAGGTCAATAACTTCTTTGCCAAATGGCTGAAAGACGTCGCAGCAGATCAGCGGGCAGATGGCAGCGTACCTTTTGTTGTACCAAACGTCCTCGGAAATGATGCTATGGGTTCTGCCGGCTGGGCGGATGTAGCTACCATCGTACCCTGGAATATGTACCTGGCTTACGATGATAAACGCCTCCTGGAACAACAGTACCCCAGTATGAAATCATGGGTGGAGTACATCCATAAGAACAGTCCGAAGGACTTATGGAATACCGGTTTCCATTTCGGCGACTGGCTCTTCTACCGTCCCGATGATGATAATGACGGCAGGGCCGCTATTACCGATAAATACCTGATCGCGCAGTGTTTCTATGCACATTCCACACAATTGTTGATCAATGCGGCCAAAGTACTAGGTAAACAGGCTGACGTAGATACCTATACGGCGCTTTTACAGCGGATCAAAACAGCTTTTGGTAAAGAATATCTGACGCCTAACGGTCGACTGGTATCCAGTTCGCAAACCGCCTACGTACTGGCCCTGAACTTCGATATGTTGCCGGAAAACCTGCGTGCACAGGCAGCCGGCCGTCTGGCAGAAAATATCAAAAGTTATAATACACACTTAACTACCGGTTTCCTTGGTACACCCTACCTGTGTCATGTGCTGAGCCGTTTTGGTTATACGGATCTGGCTTATTCCCTGTTATTGCAGGAAAGCTATCCTTCCTGGTTGTACCCCGTAAAAATGGGTGCTACTACGATCTGGGAAAGATGGAATGGAGAAAAGCCCGATCATACCTTTGAAACACCGGGTATGAATTCCTTCAATCACTATGCATACGGCGCTATCGGTGACTGGATGTACAGAGTGATCGCAGGTATAGATACGAAAGAAGAGATGCCTGGTTACAAGCATATCACCATTGCGCCACATCCCGGAGGTACGCTGACCCAGGTTTCCGCTAATCTGCTGACTTATTACGGAATGATCAGTTCTTCCTGGAAGCTCGAAAACGGACAATTATCACTGGATGTGGAGATTCCGGCAAACACAAAAGCGACGGTATATATACCGGTGAAAGAAGGGAATAAAGTACTGGAAGGCGGACAGCCTGTTGCCAGTCAGAAAGATATTAAAGTGGCCGGTACAGATAAAGGTGTGACGACACTGGAAGTCGGTTCCGGACAATATCATTTTGTAGTAGGAAGTTGA
- a CDS encoding GNAT family N-acetyltransferase — MDKITLQRTASSHADFQLLIHELDADLRQRNGDIMDIYDQHNKLELLDTAVIIYLNDIPVCCGCFKSYDEEAVEVKRVFVREQARGKGISKLLMQELEHWAVELGFRKTVLETGSQQQEALGLYQRLGYKRIPSYPPYTDLPDSVCFEKELTISGQ; from the coding sequence ATGGATAAGATCACCCTGCAAAGAACTGCCAGTTCACATGCCGACTTCCAGTTACTCATACACGAACTGGATGCTGACCTGCGCCAACGCAACGGAGACATTATGGATATTTATGACCAGCATAATAAACTGGAATTACTGGATACTGCCGTAATCATCTATCTGAATGACATACCCGTTTGCTGCGGTTGTTTCAAGTCTTACGATGAAGAAGCCGTAGAAGTAAAAAGGGTCTTTGTGCGGGAACAGGCAAGAGGAAAAGGCATCAGTAAATTACTGATGCAGGAACTGGAACACTGGGCTGTCGAACTGGGTTTCAGGAAGACCGTCCTTGAAACCGGTAGTCAACAGCAAGAGGCATTAGGTCTCTACCAGCGGCTCGGTTATAAGCGTATTCCTAGTTACCCGCCATATACAGACCTGCCGGATAGTGTCTGCTTTGAAAAGGAGCTGACTATTTCCGGGCAATAA
- a CDS encoding class I SAM-dependent methyltransferase, translated as MDINNQTNYWDKVADQKVFTHPLDLPFLQQHIGKDAAILDYGCGYGRIVAELLAADYTNVTGFDTSEKLVQRGLDQQLPLQHVENVDVLPLSEATIDAVLLFAVLTCIPTNAGQQHLIDILYDKLRPGGIIYISDYYLQANTDRYTWYEGDKDNYGVFTLPEGATLRHHPREWIQTLLKRFTILDEQIISVKTMNGNPAEIFQLIARK; from the coding sequence ATGGATATCAACAATCAGACAAACTACTGGGATAAGGTCGCCGACCAGAAAGTATTTACCCACCCACTTGATCTTCCCTTCTTGCAGCAACACATTGGTAAGGATGCTGCCATACTCGACTATGGCTGTGGATATGGCCGTATCGTAGCTGAATTACTGGCAGCAGACTACACAAATGTTACCGGCTTTGACACCTCAGAAAAACTGGTTCAAAGGGGATTGGATCAGCAACTGCCGCTACAGCATGTGGAGAACGTGGATGTATTGCCCCTGTCGGAAGCTACAATAGATGCGGTATTACTCTTCGCTGTACTTACCTGTATACCTACGAATGCAGGGCAGCAACACCTCATTGACATCTTATACGACAAGCTGCGCCCGGGAGGAATTATTTATATCAGTGATTACTACCTGCAGGCTAATACCGACCGTTATACCTGGTATGAAGGGGATAAAGACAATTACGGTGTTTTCACCTTACCTGAGGGCGCCACACTCCGGCACCATCCCAGGGAATGGATACAGACACTGTTAAAGCGCTTTACCATCCTGGATGAACAGATTATCAGCGTAAAGACGATGAACGGGAATCCGGCAGAGATCTTCCAGCTTATTGCCCGGAAATAG
- a CDS encoding EamA family transporter: MKKYILFVLTGAASYGMLSSFAKTAYREGYNAAEITFAQAAIGALLLWMPVLVKRIRERQAPSLANWRLLLAGMGIGISTYTYYLAVQYIPASLAIILLMQMTWMSTFMEWLLFKRKPLTIELYVTAVILAGTVLAGNLLQVGTFEFSLIGIAYGLLSALTYAIAVICTSRLGTKVPMFEKSAMMITGSAAIIFMINFNSLRLSEHFDGRLLQWGTFLALFGTVIPPVLFTKGMPKIGAGLSAILVTMELPVAVLCAHFILKEEVNSLQILGILLMLGAIIYLNIYKEKKPVQEFAEL; the protein is encoded by the coding sequence ATGAAAAAGTATATACTATTTGTCCTGACCGGCGCCGCCAGTTACGGGATGCTCTCTTCTTTTGCGAAAACAGCCTATCGTGAAGGATATAACGCGGCTGAGATTACTTTCGCACAGGCAGCTATCGGGGCTTTGTTACTCTGGATGCCGGTGCTTGTCAAAAGGATACGGGAAAGACAGGCGCCTTCATTGGCAAACTGGCGACTGCTACTCGCCGGTATGGGGATCGGCATTTCTACTTATACTTATTACCTGGCAGTCCAGTACATTCCAGCCTCTCTTGCCATCATACTACTGATGCAGATGACCTGGATGAGCACATTCATGGAATGGCTGCTTTTTAAACGGAAACCATTGACGATTGAGTTATACGTAACTGCTGTAATCCTGGCGGGAACCGTGCTGGCCGGTAATCTGCTACAGGTGGGAACATTTGAGTTCTCCCTGATTGGCATCGCATATGGTTTGTTGTCGGCATTGACATACGCGATAGCTGTTATTTGTACAAGCAGACTCGGGACAAAAGTGCCGATGTTTGAAAAGAGCGCCATGATGATTACAGGTTCGGCGGCTATTATCTTCATGATCAATTTCAATAGCCTCCGGCTTAGCGAACATTTTGACGGCAGACTGTTGCAATGGGGAACCTTCCTGGCACTCTTCGGTACTGTCATTCCACCGGTATTGTTTACGAAGGGGATGCCTAAAATAGGCGCCGGACTGAGTGCCATATTAGTGACGATGGAACTACCCGTAGCGGTGCTTTGTGCGCATTTTATATTGAAGGAGGAAGTCAACTCCCTGCAGATACTTGGTATACTGCTGATGCTTGGCGCCATCATTTACCTGAACATCTACAAGGAAAAGAAACCGGTACAGGAATTCGCAGAATTATAG
- a CDS encoding cupin domain-containing protein, with product MSKVFILNDIERREILPGFQARFVHTDNMTLSYWDVTKGAVLPLHKHLHEQVTQVEEGEFELTIAGDTRVYTKGMVAVIPSMAEHGGVALTDCRIFDIFSPVREDYKALR from the coding sequence ATGTCCAAGGTGTTTATTTTAAATGATATTGAGCGCAGAGAGATCCTGCCAGGTTTCCAGGCAAGATTCGTTCATACCGATAACATGACCCTGAGCTACTGGGATGTTACCAAAGGGGCGGTATTACCCCTGCATAAGCACCTACATGAGCAGGTGACACAGGTAGAGGAAGGTGAGTTTGAACTGACGATTGCAGGAGATACGAGGGTATATACAAAAGGCATGGTGGCAGTGATTCCTTCTATGGCAGAACACGGCGGCGTGGCCCTGACAGATTGCAGAATTTTTGACATATTCAGTCCGGTGAGGGAAGACTACAAAGCCCTCCGATAA
- a CDS encoding Lrp/AsnC family transcriptional regulator gives MEQLNKQELELLRILQKNAKFDIGDLTTRLNMSRSAIYDKIKKLENEGYIKEYVAIVDPRKVGLNFSVIISVSLNSQRLDYVQEFSRQVTALEEVADAYVTGGIFDYILRVVVKDLDAFNEFITTKLAVIPNVSKIQSSFVITNIKQSTALHF, from the coding sequence ATGGAACAGCTAAATAAACAGGAACTTGAGCTGCTGAGGATATTGCAGAAAAATGCAAAATTCGACATAGGAGACCTTACGACACGTTTAAACATGTCGCGCAGTGCGATTTACGACAAGATCAAGAAACTCGAAAATGAGGGCTATATAAAGGAATATGTAGCAATTGTGGATCCCAGGAAGGTAGGACTGAATTTCTCCGTTATTATATCGGTCTCTTTAAACAGTCAGCGCCTCGATTATGTCCAGGAATTCTCAAGACAGGTCACTGCCCTGGAAGAGGTAGCGGACGCATATGTAACCGGGGGCATCTTTGATTATATCCTGCGGGTGGTGGTAAAAGACCTGGACGCCTTTAACGAGTTTATCACAACTAAACTGGCGGTCATTCCCAATGTCAGCAAAATCCAGAGTTCTTTTGTGATTACCAATATCAAACAGTCCACCGCTCTTCATTTTTAA
- a CDS encoding Crp/Fnr family transcriptional regulator: protein MTYDLFFQRFNEKVPLTAEETAIIKAHVVPRKIKKKEFLLHEGEVSRHIAFVEKGVLRMYLPEENGHQRITQFAVEGWTIADLYSFLTGEPATQSIDALEDTEILLISKSAHEELLQQLGKYETYMRLIITNAYLALQKRFASTFRLPLEEQYQHFVSTYPQIVNRVPQHMIASYMGLTPATLSRLRRRILTKK from the coding sequence ATGACCTACGATCTATTCTTCCAGCGATTCAACGAGAAAGTTCCTTTAACAGCAGAAGAGACGGCGATCATCAAAGCGCATGTCGTTCCCCGGAAAATAAAAAAGAAGGAGTTCCTGCTGCATGAGGGAGAAGTGTCCCGGCATATTGCTTTTGTAGAAAAGGGGGTGCTGCGGATGTACCTGCCGGAGGAGAATGGTCATCAGCGTATCACACAGTTTGCTGTAGAAGGATGGACCATTGCAGACCTTTACAGTTTCCTCACCGGCGAACCGGCCACCCAGAGTATTGATGCATTGGAAGATACAGAGATCCTCCTGATCAGCAAGAGCGCACATGAAGAGTTGCTTCAGCAATTAGGTAAATATGAGACGTATATGCGCTTAATTATCACCAACGCCTATCTCGCTTTGCAAAAACGTTTTGCATCCACTTTCAGACTCCCTTTAGAAGAGCAATATCAGCATTTTGTGAGTACATATCCGCAGATAGTGAACAGAGTCCCACAGCACATGATTGCTTCATACATGGGACTGACGCCTGCTACATTGAGTAGATTAAGAAGAAGAATATTAACGAAGAAATAA